One region of Mucilaginibacter gotjawali genomic DNA includes:
- a CDS encoding fumarylacetoacetate hydrolase family protein: protein MQLYHTQSGALLAYESKFYLIDEPWDALINRDGLESYLLNKIQTGQPAAADDQAQWLMEDALFPPIGNQEVWAAGVTYLKSRDARMEESQSSGAASLYDRVYDAERPELFFKAMASRVSGHKQVVYIRKDSAWNVPEPELTLFINSHGNIQGYTCGNDMSSRSIEGENALYLPQAKIYEKSAGLGPCLYVTSKPVSGETRINMLIKRGNVEVYEDLTKVSQIKRSFTELTGYLFREMDFPNGCFLMTGTCLVPSADFTLQEGDVVEISIDGIGTLINTIGINPKHK from the coding sequence ATGCAATTATACCATACCCAAAGCGGCGCCCTGCTGGCTTATGAGTCGAAATTTTACCTGATAGATGAACCCTGGGATGCCCTGATCAACAGGGATGGCCTTGAAAGCTATTTATTGAATAAAATTCAAACCGGCCAGCCGGCTGCAGCTGATGACCAGGCGCAATGGCTGATGGAAGATGCACTTTTTCCACCGATCGGCAACCAGGAAGTTTGGGCGGCAGGGGTAACCTATTTAAAAAGCCGTGATGCGCGTATGGAGGAATCCCAAAGCTCCGGCGCGGCCAGTTTGTACGACAGGGTATATGACGCTGAACGGCCGGAATTGTTTTTTAAGGCGATGGCTTCACGCGTTTCAGGGCATAAGCAAGTAGTTTATATTCGTAAAGATTCGGCTTGGAATGTCCCTGAACCCGAGTTGACGTTATTCATCAACTCCCATGGCAACATACAGGGCTATACCTGTGGAAATGATATGAGTTCGAGAAGTATTGAGGGCGAGAACGCGCTTTATCTGCCGCAGGCAAAAATATACGAAAAAAGCGCGGGTTTGGGGCCATGTTTGTATGTCACTTCAAAACCTGTCAGCGGCGAAACCAGGATAAATATGCTGATTAAAAGGGGAAACGTAGAGGTATATGAAGATTTGACCAAAGTATCACAGATCAAACGTTCATTTACTGAACTTACCGGCTATTTATTCAGGGAGATGGATTTTCCGAACGGCTGTTTCCTGATGACCGGCACCTGCCTGGTGCCTTCCGCTGATTTTACCCTGCAGGAAGGCGATGTAGTAGAGATCAGCATCGACGGCATCGGCACTTTAATTAATACCATAGGCATCAACCCAAAACATAAGTAA
- a CDS encoding DUF6786 family protein codes for MKGIQLVLIASAILLLNSCEQKEPSAAKFESEYPKGTFGYDLDFLKQNDSVVVLNSKDGNAQIIVSPKYQAKVFTSTADGKNGKSFGWINYKTFAQKSLDAHMNAYGGEDRLWIGPEGSRFAVFFKPHTKMEFAYWHTPTAFDFENWRLTANTDKSASLTKTTRVMNYQGVMLNMNIIRDIAMMEPADEKKLLGIDFDEKIKSVAFSTSNTIINTSAFQWDKNTGAPCLWSLDMFTPSAKTVIVVPYANDATGKIATTDYFGQIPPDRVKYNNGILVFKADGKSRGKLGMPPGRTKKIAGSYDAENNVLTIAQFDVDPKATYLNQEWRTDRDPFAGDAVNAYNDGPLANGTQMGPFYEIESVSQAAFLKPGEGLTHKHSVFHFTGDKSELNQISLKTLGISLQDIQAAFK; via the coding sequence ATGAAAGGTATCCAACTCGTGTTAATAGCTTCTGCTATTTTGTTGTTAAACTCCTGCGAACAAAAAGAGCCGTCTGCAGCGAAGTTTGAGAGCGAATATCCCAAAGGTACCTTTGGCTACGACCTGGATTTTTTGAAGCAAAACGACAGCGTGGTGGTTTTAAACAGCAAGGACGGCAATGCGCAGATCATCGTCTCGCCCAAATACCAGGCAAAAGTTTTTACGTCGACCGCAGACGGCAAAAACGGGAAAAGCTTTGGGTGGATCAATTATAAAACTTTTGCCCAAAAATCACTGGATGCGCATATGAATGCCTACGGGGGCGAAGACAGGTTATGGATAGGGCCGGAGGGCAGCAGATTTGCCGTGTTTTTTAAGCCGCATACCAAAATGGAATTTGCGTACTGGCATACCCCAACGGCGTTCGACTTTGAAAACTGGCGCTTAACCGCAAATACCGACAAAAGTGCATCGTTAACCAAAACAACAAGGGTAATGAATTACCAGGGAGTAATGTTGAATATGAACATTATAAGGGACATTGCCATGATGGAACCTGCCGATGAAAAGAAATTACTGGGTATAGATTTTGATGAGAAAATAAAATCAGTGGCATTCAGTACCTCCAATACAATTATCAATACCAGCGCTTTTCAATGGGATAAAAACACCGGCGCGCCCTGTTTATGGAGTTTGGATATGTTTACGCCCTCTGCCAAAACGGTAATTGTTGTGCCTTATGCTAACGATGCAACGGGTAAAATAGCTACAACTGATTATTTTGGGCAGATCCCTCCCGACAGGGTAAAATACAATAACGGCATTTTGGTATTTAAGGCGGACGGAAAGTCGCGCGGAAAACTGGGCATGCCGCCGGGCCGCACAAAGAAAATAGCCGGCAGCTATGACGCAGAAAATAATGTGCTCACCATTGCCCAATTTGACGTTGACCCCAAAGCCACCTACCTCAACCAGGAGTGGCGGACCGATCGCGATCCTTTTGCAGGCGATGCAGTAAATGCCTATAACGACGGCCCGCTGGCGAATGGAACGCAAATGGGGCCGTTTTACGAAATAGAAAGTGTATCGCAGGCAGCCTTTTTAAAACCAGGTGAAGGGTTGACCCATAAGCATAGTGTATTCCATTTTACAGGCGATAAAAGTGAATTGAACCAGATTTCGTTAAAAACTTTAGGAATTTCGCTGCAGGATATACAAGCTGCATTTAAATAA
- the fucP gene encoding L-fucose:H+ symporter permease: protein MTTKKKTFIALVLVTSLFFIWGFALNLNPILIKHLKKACQLTLFQSSLVDSASYTAYFLLAIPAARFMKRFGYKGGILLGLLLFATGAILFYPAAEVRSFVFFLIALFILFSGAAFLETAANPYITCLGEPEGAERRINFSQSFNGLAASIAPLFGGIVILSGVELTKEQYAKMSNSELTHYLNKEASSVELPYLIIGLVVLVVAFLVYKAHLPEITETDTAEETGKSLGRQIWELLGIKQLRSGVIAQFFYVGAQAGIWGLFGFFCNKLAHMPEKTAATYLTVATFAFMLGRFSGSYLMRFFNPVKLLATYAVINNVLLISVFFLDGMLSVFTLILISFFMSIMFPTIFSLSIRGLGARTKLGSSLVIMAIFGGAIIPPIMARIFDESNIHFAYLVPIICFAYIFYFASSNLKVKKLEMVAAH from the coding sequence ATGACGACGAAAAAAAAGACCTTTATTGCGTTAGTGTTGGTTACCTCCTTGTTTTTTATTTGGGGATTTGCGCTGAACCTAAATCCAATTTTGATAAAACACCTTAAAAAAGCTTGCCAGCTCACACTTTTTCAGTCTTCACTGGTGGATTCGGCCTCCTATACTGCTTATTTTCTTTTGGCGATACCAGCTGCGCGGTTTATGAAAAGATTCGGCTATAAAGGCGGTATACTCCTTGGTCTTTTGCTTTTTGCAACGGGCGCAATTCTTTTTTATCCTGCAGCTGAAGTAAGGAGTTTTGTTTTTTTCCTGATAGCGCTTTTTATCCTTTTTTCGGGGGCAGCATTTCTGGAAACAGCGGCAAATCCGTATATCACTTGTTTGGGAGAGCCTGAAGGTGCTGAGCGGCGGATTAATTTCTCTCAATCATTTAATGGCCTGGCGGCATCAATTGCCCCCCTGTTTGGCGGCATAGTAATATTGTCCGGTGTCGAGCTAACTAAAGAGCAATACGCGAAGATGTCCAATTCTGAACTAACGCATTATTTAAATAAAGAAGCGTCCTCCGTTGAATTGCCTTATCTTATTATAGGATTGGTAGTGTTAGTAGTGGCATTCTTAGTTTATAAAGCCCATCTGCCAGAGATAACCGAAACAGATACCGCTGAAGAAACTGGAAAGTCCCTGGGGCGCCAGATTTGGGAATTATTGGGCATTAAACAATTACGATCAGGCGTTATTGCCCAGTTTTTTTATGTTGGCGCACAGGCGGGTATATGGGGGCTTTTTGGTTTCTTCTGTAATAAACTCGCGCATATGCCCGAAAAAACGGCTGCTACGTACCTTACCGTTGCCACCTTCGCGTTTATGCTGGGGCGTTTTAGCGGTAGTTATCTGATGCGATTTTTTAACCCTGTTAAGCTTTTGGCAACGTATGCCGTTATTAACAACGTGCTTTTGATTTCGGTATTTTTTCTCGATGGTATGTTATCAGTTTTTACGCTTATCCTGATTTCATTTTTTATGTCAATCATGTTCCCAACTATTTTTTCATTAAGTATCCGTGGGCTTGGGGCGCGCACCAAACTTGGTTCGTCTTTGGTGATCATGGCTATTTTCGGCGGGGCTATTATTCCTCCAATTATGGCAAGGATATTTGATGAATCGAATATCCATTTTGCTTACCTGGTACCGATTATTTGCTTTGCTTATATTTTCTATTTTGCTTCAAGTAATCTTAAAGTTAAAAAATTAGAGATGGTGGCGGCGCATTAA
- a CDS encoding L-fucose dehydrogenase has product MDLQLKNKVIIVTGGAKGIGEGIVKVLAKEGAIPVVIGRNGADNLKCVHAIEAEGGKASHVIAELMDPAECEKAVQQVVEKYGRIDGLVNNAGVNDGVGLESGNYERFIASLHKNVVHYYLMAHFALPELKKSKGAILNITSKTADTGQGNTSAYAAANGGRNALTREWAVELLKYGIRVNAIVVAECWTPLYENWIKTLPDPQGKLKEIEAKIPLGSRMTTSEEIANTAAFLLSERSSHTTGQLVYVDGGYVHLDRALANA; this is encoded by the coding sequence ATGGATTTACAATTAAAAAATAAAGTAATTATAGTTACCGGTGGCGCCAAAGGGATAGGCGAGGGCATTGTAAAAGTATTGGCTAAAGAAGGCGCTATCCCGGTGGTAATCGGCCGTAACGGGGCTGATAATTTAAAATGTGTACATGCAATTGAAGCAGAGGGCGGAAAAGCATCGCACGTTATAGCTGAACTAATGGATCCTGCCGAATGTGAGAAGGCCGTGCAGCAGGTTGTTGAAAAATACGGTCGCATTGATGGGCTGGTAAACAATGCAGGGGTAAATGACGGCGTAGGGCTGGAAAGTGGCAATTATGAAAGATTTATCGCATCATTACATAAAAATGTGGTGCATTATTACCTGATGGCGCATTTTGCCTTGCCTGAATTGAAAAAATCAAAAGGGGCGATATTGAATATTACCTCCAAAACCGCAGATACAGGGCAGGGAAATACGTCAGCTTACGCAGCTGCCAATGGTGGCCGTAATGCGCTAACCCGCGAATGGGCTGTTGAATTGCTCAAATACGGCATCAGGGTAAATGCTATTGTGGTTGCCGAATGCTGGACACCCCTTTATGAAAACTGGATAAAAACCCTGCCGGACCCGCAGGGGAAATTAAAAGAAATTGAAGCCAAAATACCCCTTGGCAGCAGGATGACGACCTCGGAAGAAATTGCCAATACAGCTGCATTTTTATTGTCGGAGCGTTCAAGCCATACAACGGGCCAGTTGGTTTACGTAGATGGAGGATATGTTCATCTGGATAGGGCGCTGGCTAACGCATGA
- a CDS encoding amidohydrolase family protein, translating to MIKIDSHQHFWKFDPVRDSWIGDNMSAIQRDFMPGDLKPVLDKFGIDGCVAVQADQSEAETEFLLDLAGKHDFIKGVVGWVDLRAADAGKRIEHYSKFEKLKGFRHVLQGETDRALMLNPQFMDGVRALKRHDLAYDILIFPDQLGYTHEFVKKFEGTRFVVDHIAKPDIKNKNMDKWEMGIRALGRHENVYCKISGMITEADWYDWVLLDFKPYLDVVFETFGAGRVMFGSDWPVCNVAGGYQQMLSVVKNYIAKLSADEQARFWGLNAAEFYKLK from the coding sequence ATGATCAAAATAGATTCCCATCAGCATTTCTGGAAATTTGACCCGGTTAGGGATAGCTGGATTGGGGATAATATGTCGGCAATTCAACGGGATTTTATGCCCGGTGATTTGAAACCCGTTCTTGATAAATTCGGTATCGATGGCTGTGTGGCCGTTCAGGCGGATCAAAGTGAGGCAGAAACAGAATTTTTGCTTGATCTTGCCGGGAAACACGATTTTATAAAAGGCGTGGTGGGTTGGGTAGACCTTAGGGCCGCTGATGCCGGCAAACGTATTGAACATTACAGCAAATTTGAAAAGCTAAAGGGTTTTCGCCACGTGCTGCAGGGCGAAACAGACAGGGCACTGATGCTTAATCCGCAGTTTATGGATGGTGTGCGCGCGCTTAAAAGACATGACCTTGCCTACGATATATTGATCTTTCCTGATCAGCTGGGCTATACCCATGAGTTTGTGAAGAAATTTGAGGGGACCCGTTTTGTGGTTGACCATATTGCCAAACCGGATATCAAAAACAAAAACATGGATAAGTGGGAAATGGGCATAAGGGCATTGGGCAGGCATGAAAATGTTTATTGTAAGATCTCCGGCATGATTACCGAGGCCGACTGGTACGATTGGGTGCTGCTTGATTTTAAACCTTACCTTGATGTTGTTTTTGAAACATTTGGTGCCGGCCGGGTAATGTTTGGCTCCGACTGGCCGGTATGTAATGTGGCTGGCGGTTACCAGCAAATGCTTTCGGTAGTTAAGAATTATATTGCCAAATTATCAGCCGATGAACAGGCCAGGTTTTGGGGACTGAATGCTGCGGAGTTTTATAAATTAAAATGA
- a CDS encoding glycoside hydrolase family 172 protein — MKRSVLCMLMTAFVVLSVQAQEKFNGLGVNLGNLYRMSDAKTRSISPENFNGEKGKGGMATTGTGAGPSKELGQGWKVSPSVVIKKHTTYTVAEIDGSGAVQHIWMTPTGNWRYSILRFYWDDETTPSVEVPVGDFFCMGWGKYAQVNSLAVAVNPGSGLNCYWPMPFRKKCRITMENIDNEDMVLYYQVDYTLTDVPKDAGYFHAQFRRVNPLPFKKDYVLVDSIKGKGQYVGTYLAYGSNKNGWWGEGEIKFFMDGDTQFPTINGTGTEDYFNGAYDFDSMHKKADGTESSEFTEFCSPYSGLPQVIRGDGHYGIAQRFGLYRWHIADPIRFEKDLKVTIQDLGWHSDGRYMPLQDDIASVVFWYQSEPHGAFPVFPTKDQLEVN; from the coding sequence ATGAAAAGATCAGTTTTATGTATGTTGATGACTGCTTTTGTAGTTTTATCAGTTCAGGCACAGGAAAAATTCAATGGTTTGGGTGTTAACCTGGGGAACCTTTACCGGATGTCGGACGCGAAAACGCGTTCCATCAGCCCTGAAAACTTTAACGGTGAAAAGGGTAAAGGTGGCATGGCCACTACCGGCACAGGGGCAGGCCCCTCAAAAGAGTTGGGCCAGGGATGGAAAGTGAGTCCCAGCGTAGTAATTAAAAAACATACTACCTACACCGTTGCCGAAATCGACGGATCAGGCGCCGTACAGCATATCTGGATGACACCGACAGGCAATTGGCGCTATTCAATTCTTCGTTTTTATTGGGATGATGAAACAACACCATCGGTTGAGGTACCTGTTGGCGATTTCTTCTGCATGGGTTGGGGTAAATATGCACAGGTAAATTCACTGGCGGTTGCGGTTAACCCCGGTAGTGGTTTAAATTGTTACTGGCCTATGCCTTTCCGCAAGAAATGCCGGATCACCATGGAGAATATTGATAATGAAGATATGGTTTTATATTACCAGGTAGATTATACCTTAACTGACGTACCCAAAGATGCAGGCTATTTTCACGCCCAGTTCCGCAGGGTAAACCCTTTGCCATTTAAAAAAGATTATGTGTTGGTGGATAGTATTAAAGGCAAAGGCCAGTATGTGGGTACCTATTTAGCCTATGGCTCCAATAAAAACGGATGGTGGGGCGAAGGGGAAATCAAATTTTTTATGGATGGCGACACCCAATTTCCAACCATTAATGGTACCGGTACGGAGGATTATTTTAATGGCGCTTATGATTTTGACAGCATGCATAAAAAAGCCGACGGCACGGAAAGTAGTGAATTTACCGAATTTTGTAGCCCCTATAGCGGTTTGCCGCAGGTGATCCGTGGTGATGGCCACTATGGCATCGCCCAGCGCTTTGGCCTGTACCGCTGGCACATCGCCGATCCGATCCGTTTTGAAAAGGACCTGAAAGTTACGATACAGGATTTGGGCTGGCATTCAGATGGGCGTTATATGCCGCTTCAGGATGATATTGCCTCTGTTGTATTCTGGTACCAGAGTGAACCGCATGGGGCCTTCCCGGTATTCCCGACGAAGGACCAGCTCGAAGTGAATTAA
- a CDS encoding tetratricopeptide repeat protein, whose amino-acid sequence MKILLVILSFLPFISLAQTADQVMTRANEKAKHKAYNEAIADFTKVISSTNNNIKAYQYRGNAYTNINDYASAISDFTKVLSAEPNNAEVYSYRANAYSNLKDYAGAINDFNKAIDLGLKTADMYHYRANAKINSGAYMAAVEDFSKAIVISPNSPELYEYRGVARANLNDNKGAIEDYSHALKLNPNNADVYYYRANSKGTIGDYTGAIADYDKTISMNPTNAEAIFYRGNIKTNLHQYKEAMQDYKRALTLKPNMANGFYYMAKAAGNAEDNKDAIQNFNKAIAADPTNAELYLYRGISENKRNDTTAALNDYARAITLNPEFSRAYQNRGDLRISIKDYRRAKTDGDSAVLYDADHDGYAYVTRAKAKTALQDTAGALADYNTAIQMNSKNTEAFTGRGEVRAELADYTGALADLDEAINLYSGYSYAYPARAKVKSKMGDRKGALADFKKQLEFDPKNQEAQLRLGKELTADHQYAEALLFFNRVITPATKNGKFYIARGEVMCDMGDYKGAIAQFNRASLVDTNMRSLTYANIANAEIRLKKYDAAESDLEKAITRDQNNDDAYFYRANLKMIRKNYIGAVYDYISVLLINPDNIKTYAYRGLAESFTADTQAMRLDFYRAIKLSPKEPANYILRARAKMNLKDYNGALKDFDIAISLNPNNEEAWYYRGLAKIEQSDKSAGADLGKALALGSTDAVDAVKRYSK is encoded by the coding sequence ATGAAGATACTTTTAGTGATCCTATCTTTTTTGCCCTTCATCTCGCTGGCGCAAACGGCCGATCAGGTAATGACCCGCGCCAACGAAAAAGCAAAACATAAAGCATATAACGAAGCAATTGCCGATTTTACAAAGGTGATCAGTTCAACCAACAACAATATAAAGGCATACCAATACCGTGGCAACGCCTACACCAATATCAACGATTACGCCAGCGCAATAAGCGATTTCACCAAAGTTTTAAGCGCCGAACCCAATAACGCAGAGGTTTATTCTTACCGGGCAAATGCATACAGCAACCTTAAGGATTATGCCGGTGCGATAAATGATTTTAACAAAGCGATAGACCTCGGTTTAAAAACAGCGGATATGTACCATTACCGTGCAAATGCAAAAATTAATTCGGGAGCGTACATGGCAGCTGTGGAAGATTTCAGCAAGGCAATAGTCATCAGTCCGAATAGCCCTGAGCTATATGAATACCGGGGGGTTGCCAGGGCGAACTTAAATGATAACAAGGGCGCAATTGAAGATTATTCGCATGCGCTGAAGCTTAACCCCAACAATGCCGACGTTTATTACTACCGGGCAAACTCAAAAGGCACCATTGGGGATTATACAGGAGCGATTGCAGATTATGATAAAACCATCAGCATGAACCCCACAAATGCCGAAGCTATTTTTTACCGGGGCAATATCAAAACCAACCTCCATCAATATAAAGAGGCTATGCAGGACTATAAAAGAGCCCTGACGCTAAAACCCAATATGGCCAACGGTTTTTATTATATGGCAAAAGCAGCAGGAAATGCGGAGGATAATAAAGATGCGATTCAAAATTTTAACAAAGCAATAGCGGCAGACCCAACAAATGCCGAATTGTATTTATACCGGGGAATCTCTGAAAATAAACGCAATGATACTACCGCCGCTTTAAACGATTATGCCAGAGCGATAACGCTGAACCCTGAATTTTCAAGAGCTTATCAAAACCGGGGAGACCTCAGGATTTCAATTAAAGATTACAGAAGGGCTAAAACAGATGGTGACTCGGCAGTGTTGTACGATGCTGACCATGATGGTTATGCCTACGTAACCCGCGCAAAAGCAAAAACCGCACTGCAGGACACCGCCGGTGCGCTGGCTGATTATAACACGGCCATACAAATGAATTCAAAAAACACGGAAGCGTTTACCGGTCGCGGCGAAGTAAGGGCAGAACTGGCTGACTATACCGGCGCACTTGCTGACCTTGATGAAGCCATTAATTTGTACAGCGGTTACTCATACGCCTACCCCGCCAGGGCAAAGGTAAAAAGCAAAATGGGCGACCGGAAAGGCGCCTTAGCAGATTTTAAAAAGCAACTGGAATTTGACCCTAAAAATCAGGAAGCGCAACTAAGGCTTGGCAAAGAGCTAACTGCTGACCACCAATACGCAGAAGCCTTACTGTTTTTTAACAGGGTTATTACTCCTGCCACAAAAAACGGCAAGTTTTACATAGCACGCGGCGAAGTGATGTGCGACATGGGCGACTATAAAGGGGCCATTGCCCAATTTAACCGGGCATCATTGGTTGACACCAATATGCGGTCGTTAACCTACGCAAATATCGCTAACGCCGAGATCAGGCTTAAAAAATATGATGCGGCCGAAAGCGACCTTGAAAAAGCCATTACCAGGGACCAAAATAATGACGACGCCTATTTTTACCGGGCGAATTTAAAAATGATCCGAAAAAATTACATCGGTGCTGTTTATGATTATATCAGCGTTTTACTTATCAACCCCGATAATATAAAAACGTATGCCTATAGAGGGCTTGCTGAAAGCTTTACTGCCGATACGCAGGCAATGCGCCTGGATTTTTATCGGGCTATTAAACTTAGCCCTAAGGAACCCGCCAATTATATTTTGCGCGCCAGGGCAAAAATGAACCTGAAGGACTATAACGGGGCTTTAAAGGATTTTGATATTGCCATCAGCCTAAACCCCAATAACGAGGAAGCCTGGTATTACCGTGGCCTTGCCAAAATTGAGCAAAGCGATAAAAGTGCCGGTGCCGACCTGGGCAAGGCCCTTGCCCTTGGCTCAACAGATGCGGTAGACGCCGTAAAAAGATATAGCAAATAG